A genomic segment from Rubrobacter tropicus encodes:
- a CDS encoding M23 family metallopeptidase, with protein sequence MRNHHNILGFVLLTLAAVMGVVGPGSGAEARQADGAPPTEKTGGEAVGASVVHPEEWTVEREPYTFDRTYGYTLWYPDTDEAHDHGGTPALRVALAYDLEPGDIEGEVRETISAYPDLPMKRETVGVAERGYGGVAVGPIPGSTPFTEVYVPVNGRVYKINAYLKPGQEGLSAQDRDLLSGVKFEPPSRSVASLDVPAANAPETLYDAGNQRLLSREQETRAEALSFEPEQSRASTDPKAAGTGEAQISEGCWRANSDFFVQTQHGLYANSRSDDGIPTGRTVIGKPNYWGQYTHGNLGYGRCASDYYTNDKFAVDYPMNRGDALWSPFKCGRVTFAGRNESHKNYGIFVVIKSCHNKYVSMSAHLNALKRGISRGDNVSNSTVIGFAGDTGDPSIPVGRVHLHQAFYRYPKYLQDGSPYGGRGLQVVRHRFVGTSVNAKSPGIYSFGWKHDDGATCRRGIICGKGYKISN encoded by the coding sequence ATGCGCAACCACCACAACATATTGGGCTTCGTGCTCCTTACACTGGCCGCAGTCATGGGAGTCGTGGGCCCGGGTTCGGGCGCGGAGGCCCGGCAGGCGGACGGCGCGCCGCCGACGGAGAAGACGGGTGGCGAGGCGGTCGGGGCCTCGGTGGTGCATCCCGAGGAATGGACCGTAGAACGGGAACCCTACACCTTCGACAGGACGTACGGATACACGTTGTGGTACCCCGACACGGACGAGGCTCACGACCACGGCGGGACGCCCGCTCTGCGGGTCGCGCTCGCCTACGATCTGGAGCCGGGGGACATCGAAGGCGAGGTCAGGGAGACGATCTCCGCCTACCCGGACCTGCCCATGAAGCGCGAGACCGTGGGCGTGGCCGAGAGAGGCTACGGGGGCGTCGCGGTCGGTCCCATCCCGGGCAGCACCCCGTTCACCGAGGTGTACGTGCCGGTCAACGGCCGGGTGTACAAGATCAACGCCTACCTGAAGCCGGGGCAGGAAGGCCTGAGCGCGCAGGACAGGGACCTGCTGTCGGGCGTAAAGTTCGAGCCCCCCTCCCGTTCGGTCGCCTCGCTGGACGTCCCGGCCGCCAACGCGCCGGAGACGCTCTACGACGCAGGGAACCAGAGGCTGCTCTCGCGAGAGCAGGAGACGCGGGCGGAAGCGCTCTCGTTCGAGCCGGAGCAGTCGAGGGCTTCGACGGACCCCAAGGCAGCCGGGACCGGAGAGGCCCAGATCTCGGAAGGCTGCTGGAGGGCCAACTCGGACTTCTTCGTGCAGACCCAACACGGCCTGTACGCCAACAGCCGCTCCGACGACGGCATACCGACGGGGCGGACCGTCATCGGCAAGCCCAACTACTGGGGGCAGTACACGCACGGCAACCTCGGCTACGGCCGGTGCGCCTCCGACTACTACACGAACGACAAGTTCGCCGTCGACTACCCCATGAACCGCGGCGACGCCCTGTGGTCGCCCTTCAAGTGCGGCCGGGTAACCTTCGCCGGTAGAAACGAGTCGCACAAAAACTACGGCATCTTCGTCGTCATAAAATCCTGCCACAACAAGTACGTGAGTATGTCGGCCCACCTGAACGCCTTGAAGCGGGGCATCTCCCGGGGAGACAACGTCAGTAACAGCACCGTCATAGGCTTCGCCGGGGATACCGGGGACCCGAGCATCCCGGTCGGGCGGGTGCATCTGCACCAGGCCTTCTACCGCTACCCGAAATATCTCCAGGATGGTTCGCCTTACGGCGGCAGGGGATTGCAGGTGGTCCGCCACCGCTTCGTTGGCACCTCGGTCAACGCTAAGAGCCCGGGGATCTACTCCTTTGGCTGGAAACACGACGATGGGGCGACCTGCCGCAGGGGCATCATTTGCGGCAAGGGGTACAAGATCAGCAACTAG
- a CDS encoding tyrosine-protein kinase family protein, translating into MSLEAVSGSVVRSLLDPGSPVRPHYEDLAARLLSLEEIHSVVVTSSEPGAGRTSVCVGLAGAVAGMGRRAAVVDCNLEDPQLHRVLGEPNFVGLTSGLEGDKPLEQYGHEVAPGLLVVPTGLLPPDPASRLEHERLVETVRSLEGGRDLVLIDGPVAGGVLSSPNLSGGFDGVLLVVHASRTPKSLARETTDDLLEAGTNLLGVVLNGC; encoded by the coding sequence ATGAGCCTGGAAGCCGTCAGCGGAAGCGTCGTGCGGTCGCTTCTAGACCCCGGCTCGCCGGTCAGGCCCCATTACGAGGACCTGGCCGCAAGGCTGCTCTCCCTGGAGGAGATCCACAGCGTCGTCGTGACGAGCTCGGAGCCAGGTGCGGGGCGCACCAGCGTCTGCGTCGGCCTCGCGGGGGCCGTGGCCGGCATGGGGCGGCGGGCCGCCGTCGTGGACTGCAACCTCGAGGACCCCCAGCTCCACAGGGTGCTCGGCGAGCCCAACTTCGTGGGCCTCACCAGCGGTCTCGAAGGAGACAAGCCCCTCGAACAATACGGCCACGAGGTGGCGCCGGGCCTCCTCGTCGTGCCGACCGGTCTGCTGCCCCCCGACCCCGCCTCCCGCCTCGAACACGAGAGGCTCGTCGAGACCGTGCGCTCGCTCGAAGGGGGTAGGGATCTGGTCCTCATAGACGGTCCGGTCGCCGGCGGGGTGCTTTCGTCCCCGAACCTCTCGGGCGGCTTCGACGGGGTGCTACTCGTCGTGCACGCCTCCCGGACGCCCAAGAGCCTGGCCCGCGAGACGACCGACGACCTCCTGGAGGCGGGAACGAACCTGCTAGGGGTGGTGCTGAACGGATGCTAG
- a CDS encoding tetratricopeptide repeat protein, whose translation MGFLVGVLALMALALCAADYYTTEQQRLAAAGDPRGALEASRLALRLDPFETDALEAQARALQQQQKYEEAAAALREAIERDPNNYLPYLLLGNLQLAMEDRDAAVESYRDVLELNPKATTASTYMAQTLVVQGKLREAKEEYLKLEREDRIPYDALYNLGRIEVRTGEAEEGLKDIKSARRQARSGLEDLEGPLARQREEFIRGMDLAVADAMVVAGRESGARRILSNSPSEQAPSLLQLLDSDPDAYREQVVNSDIY comes from the coding sequence GTGGGGTTTTTGGTTGGGGTTTTGGCTTTGATGGCCCTGGCCCTGTGCGCGGCCGACTACTATACGACGGAGCAGCAGCGTCTGGCGGCGGCCGGTGACCCGCGGGGCGCCCTGGAGGCCTCGAGGCTGGCGCTTCGGCTCGACCCCTTCGAGACCGACGCCCTGGAGGCGCAGGCCCGCGCTTTGCAGCAGCAGCAGAAGTACGAGGAGGCGGCGGCGGCGCTGCGGGAGGCCATAGAGCGCGACCCGAACAATTACCTCCCGTACCTGCTCCTCGGAAACCTGCAGCTCGCCATGGAGGATCGGGATGCCGCGGTGGAGAGCTACAGGGACGTGCTGGAGCTCAACCCCAAGGCGACGACCGCCAGCACCTACATGGCCCAGACCCTGGTCGTTCAGGGCAAGCTTCGGGAGGCGAAAGAAGAGTACCTGAAGCTTGAGAGGGAGGACCGGATTCCCTACGACGCGCTCTACAACCTCGGGAGGATCGAGGTCCGCACCGGCGAGGCCGAGGAGGGCTTGAAAGACATAAAGAGCGCCAGGCGCCAGGCGCGTTCGGGCCTGGAGGACCTCGAAGGGCCGCTCGCGAGGCAGCGCGAGGAATTTATACGCGGGATGGATCTCGCCGTTGCCGACGCGATGGTGGTGGCTGGCCGCGAGTCGGGGGCGCGTAGGATCCTCTCCAACAGCCCCTCCGAGCAGGCCCCGTCGCTGCTGCAGCTTCTAGACTCCGACCCTGACGCCTACCGCGAGCAGGTGGTGAACAGTGACATCTACTGA
- a CDS encoding WecB/TagA/CpsF family glycosyltransferase has translation MGVDPVTVEGLHAEIRRLVRRRGGVVLNVNAHCLNLCYEDPGLRRFFGAADLVFCDGAGVRLAAKILGGSLPERITYADWLPRLATFAESEGLSLFFLGARPGVAEKAARRLRSTRPGLEIVGIHHGFFDHAANSPENGAVVAEINAAGPDLLLLGLGMPLQERWLMENLENLNVGAALTGGAFLDYAAGNLRRGPRLLTDNGLEWLARLLVEPRRLWRRYLLGNPVFLARVVGQRLRMVDGSRKRQEM, from the coding sequence GTGGGGGTCGACCCGGTGACGGTGGAAGGGTTGCACGCGGAGATCCGGCGTCTCGTCCGTCGCCGGGGTGGGGTCGTGCTCAACGTCAACGCCCACTGCCTCAACCTGTGTTACGAGGACCCCGGGCTGCGACGCTTCTTCGGCGCGGCCGACCTCGTCTTCTGCGACGGGGCCGGCGTGAGGCTGGCGGCGAAGATTCTCGGGGGGAGCCTGCCGGAGAGGATCACGTACGCCGACTGGCTCCCGCGCCTCGCGACGTTCGCCGAAAGCGAAGGCCTCTCCCTCTTCTTCCTGGGCGCCCGGCCCGGCGTGGCCGAGAAGGCAGCCAGAAGGCTCCGGAGCACCCGCCCGGGCCTGGAGATCGTCGGCATCCACCACGGCTTCTTCGACCACGCCGCGAACAGCCCGGAGAACGGTGCCGTGGTGGCGGAGATCAACGCCGCCGGGCCCGACCTGCTCCTTCTCGGCCTCGGAATGCCGCTGCAGGAGCGCTGGCTGATGGAGAACCTGGAGAACTTGAACGTCGGCGCGGCGCTCACCGGCGGGGCCTTCTTGGACTACGCCGCGGGGAACCTGCGCCGCGGCCCCCGCCTCCTGACGGACAACGGCCTCGAGTGGCTCGCCCGGCTCCTCGTCGAGCCCCGGCGGCTGTGGCGGCGTTACTTGCTCGGGAACCCCGTTTTCCTGGCCCGCGTCGTCGGGCAAAGGCTCCGCATGGTGGACGGATCTCGAAAAAGGCAAGAAATGTAA
- a CDS encoding sugar transferase, giving the protein MRLLRDIPKRLLGFKFLRRTMSVAVLAAMDGAALLFGLLGAMRLLTGAGDGRTISLVPLLVGAWVVVCAAFRLYDRAPVRRNPGALIGASACWAGLTLVGAAVYPESGLTLSGVLVSALLAFFCAGALRFFFEWGVARVYRRGLGQTPVLVVGGEPDRARVLRTMGRAGGAYVLAGEVGLEGGTVDLAAMRAALDTTEARIVVLAGAERLPDDELLELLRSMRLRGVPLRVAPGALALMRGRTILSESMGMPLLEVRYPQLDNSQRALKRALDVVISLAGILLLWPLFFLVALAVRLDSPGPALFRQKRVGADGKTFVCLMLRTMRADAEVLQEELEAMNEARGPIFKIKRDPRVTRVGGFLRRWSLDELPQLVNVLKGEMSLVGPRPLPVRDFLRMEEAHKRRLGAVPGMTGYWQISGRSDLSFEDMVRLDLYYIENWSLSFDLKIILKTLGAVLRREGAY; this is encoded by the coding sequence GTGCGTTTGTTGAGAGACATTCCGAAAAGGCTCCTCGGCTTCAAGTTCTTGCGGCGCACCATGAGCGTGGCGGTCCTGGCGGCCATGGACGGCGCTGCCCTCCTCTTCGGCCTGCTCGGGGCGATGCGGCTCCTGACCGGCGCCGGGGATGGGCGGACGATCTCGCTCGTCCCGCTTCTGGTCGGCGCCTGGGTCGTGGTTTGCGCCGCTTTCAGGCTCTACGACCGGGCGCCGGTCAGGCGCAACCCCGGGGCTTTGATCGGGGCCTCCGCGTGTTGGGCCGGCCTGACCCTCGTCGGGGCCGCGGTCTACCCCGAGAGTGGCCTGACCCTGTCCGGCGTCCTGGTCTCTGCTCTGCTGGCCTTCTTCTGCGCCGGCGCTTTGAGGTTCTTCTTCGAGTGGGGCGTGGCGCGGGTCTACCGCCGCGGCCTCGGCCAGACGCCGGTCCTGGTGGTGGGCGGGGAGCCCGACCGGGCGCGGGTGCTGCGTACGATGGGGCGGGCTGGTGGGGCCTACGTCCTGGCCGGCGAGGTCGGCCTGGAGGGCGGCACGGTCGACCTTGCGGCGATGCGGGCCGCGCTCGACACGACCGAAGCCCGCATCGTCGTGCTCGCCGGGGCCGAGCGGCTGCCGGATGACGAGCTCCTCGAACTGCTCCGCTCCATGCGCCTGCGCGGCGTGCCCTTGCGCGTGGCACCCGGTGCCCTCGCCCTCATGCGTGGCCGGACCATCCTCTCCGAGAGCATGGGAATGCCGCTGCTCGAGGTCCGATACCCGCAGCTGGACAACTCCCAGCGGGCGCTCAAGCGGGCCCTCGACGTCGTGATTTCGTTGGCCGGCATCCTGCTGCTGTGGCCGCTCTTTTTCCTCGTCGCCCTCGCCGTCCGGCTCGACTCGCCCGGGCCGGCGCTCTTCCGCCAAAAAAGGGTCGGCGCCGACGGAAAGACCTTCGTTTGCCTCATGCTCAGGACCATGCGGGCAGACGCCGAAGTTCTGCAGGAGGAGTTAGAGGCGATGAACGAGGCGCGGGGCCCGATCTTCAAGATAAAAAGAGACCCCCGAGTGACCCGCGTCGGGGGGTTCCTGAGGCGCTGGAGCCTCGACGAGCTTCCTCAGCTCGTCAACGTGCTCAAGGGGGAGATGAGCCTCGTCGGGCCGAGGCCGCTGCCGGTACGCGACTTCCTGAGGATGGAAGAGGCCCACAAGCGTAGGCTCGGCGCGGTGCCGGGGATGACGGGGTACTGGCAGATCAGCGGCAGAAGCGACCTCTCCTTCGAGGACATGGTCCGCCTCGACCTCTACTACATAGAGAACTGGTCGCTCTCTTTCGACCTCAAGATCATACTCAAGACCCTCGGCGCCGTCCTGCGCCGCGAAGGCGCGTACTGA
- a CDS encoding glycosyltransferase family protein, whose amino-acid sequence MRKPPVVVLSGVRWDFLWQRHQALATLFDRAGYPTAFVETTGLANPGPSASRKVAARLRRTGRKDPGGGPFVYPPLVLPPTYRAFRVANRKLFLPRVARDLRGFLGERPIVVAYPPTRTTLDLIPHLDPRLVLYDLADDYERFPGAPKDIASTERELLVLADLVSCTSEPLLRKARRVRPDAFPSGPAVDYERFAALREHPPALPARTVCFFGHLGRERLDFEVLRAIARAGFRVRLLGNAERAEKGFLGEPNVEYRGEVPHHLLPAALAGVDAFILPYRMGDLTHAISPAKTYECLATGRPVVASPLPALESLSKHVYLADGPEGFVEALGNLEGTETGERVRARNRLARENSWEARFRELEDVISRSLRDRP is encoded by the coding sequence GTGCGTAAACCGCCCGTCGTGGTCCTCTCCGGCGTGCGCTGGGACTTTCTCTGGCAGCGCCACCAGGCGCTCGCCACGCTCTTCGACCGGGCCGGTTACCCGACCGCCTTCGTCGAGACCACGGGCCTCGCCAACCCGGGCCCGTCCGCCTCTCGCAAGGTCGCGGCCAGGCTGCGGAGGACCGGCAGGAAGGATCCGGGCGGCGGACCCTTCGTCTACCCCCCGCTCGTGCTGCCGCCGACCTACCGGGCCTTTAGGGTTGCCAACCGCAAGTTGTTCCTGCCGCGGGTGGCGCGGGACTTGCGCGGGTTTCTCGGCGAGAGGCCCATAGTCGTCGCCTACCCGCCGACCCGCACGACGCTCGACTTGATCCCGCACCTCGATCCCCGGCTCGTCCTCTACGACCTCGCGGACGACTACGAACGCTTCCCCGGCGCCCCGAAGGACATAGCCTCCACCGAGCGCGAGCTCCTGGTCCTTGCCGACCTGGTCTCCTGCACCTCAGAACCCCTGCTGCGGAAGGCCAGGCGCGTCAGGCCCGACGCCTTCCCGAGCGGTCCTGCGGTCGACTACGAACGGTTCGCCGCCCTGCGGGAGCATCCACCCGCCCTGCCGGCGCGTACCGTGTGTTTTTTCGGCCACCTGGGCCGGGAGCGCCTGGACTTCGAGGTACTGCGGGCGATAGCCCGGGCTGGCTTTCGGGTGCGGCTCTTGGGCAACGCCGAACGCGCCGAGAAGGGCTTTCTCGGAGAGCCGAACGTCGAGTACAGGGGGGAGGTCCCACACCACTTGTTGCCCGCGGCCCTCGCCGGTGTCGACGCCTTCATTCTGCCTTACAGAATGGGGGATCTTACACACGCCATCTCCCCCGCAAAGACCTACGAGTGCCTCGCGACCGGCAGGCCCGTCGTGGCCTCCCCCTTGCCGGCCCTGGAATCGCTCTCGAAGCACGTGTACCTGGCAGACGGACCGGAGGGTTTCGTAGAAGCCCTTGGAAACCTGGAGGGCACGGAGACGGGGGAGAGGGTCCGCGCCAGGAACCGGCTTGCGCGGGAGAACTCGTGGGAGGCGCGGTTTCGGGAGCTGGAGGACGTCATCTCGCGCTCCCTGCGGGACCGGCCGTGA
- a CDS encoding O-antigen ligase family protein gives MRGIETVGDRLFGAGGRDEGGEKGRRPGRLLVVFKAFAVLSVVGATAFGLVSDGLYYDTLWLLVAAGVLGLLFVTVLSRGFYGGVSREGWILVSLLALLVLVKGLSMIWTISETETIKETLRASTYLAAFAIVLAVDVAVPRLGWALVVSLAVALGALWESSYWFALLLLLLAAVVGASAFARGGPPGYRQVGALVDGLCLAVVPVAGYGILQKAYPADYEIDSIDRYRVDSTLGYPNTAAVVLGMGALLALSRMTSMRNPLWRGLYSVLVLGSLVTLYLTLSRGGIGSFGIGLIVLFALGNNRLQMLANFLLVGLPGAWLWWRMQDLGALLSADVPMREKISDGTAFRNDLIAALLVAFVLQAAYALFVSRYELTSIARRYVGLAVGAIGAVAAVVVAVVVVTGFGGIGQTARAIFSNPDQQGSAAERLVSLGVGFRAEYWKVAWEAWLERPFTGTGAGTFQYTWLENRDSIQGVKQVHNLYLEQGTETGLVAFLALLAFAALLLFYVGRAAWRYGPDGEGRLLLAGLLAAVTVYGVSSVFEWHWYLPGSTLFFFVIAAAAVRLARTEDHPKGADETPPG, from the coding sequence GTGAGGGGCATCGAGACGGTCGGGGACCGGCTCTTCGGCGCCGGCGGCCGGGACGAGGGAGGCGAGAAAGGGCGGCGTCCCGGGCGTTTGCTCGTCGTTTTCAAGGCCTTCGCCGTGCTCTCGGTCGTCGGCGCGACGGCGTTCGGTCTCGTGTCCGACGGCCTCTACTACGATACGCTGTGGCTTCTGGTCGCGGCCGGCGTTCTGGGGCTGCTCTTCGTGACCGTGCTCTCGCGGGGCTTCTACGGCGGGGTGTCGCGGGAAGGTTGGATCCTTGTCTCGCTGCTCGCCCTACTCGTCCTCGTGAAGGGTTTGTCCATGATCTGGACTATAAGCGAGACGGAGACGATCAAGGAGACCCTGAGGGCCTCGACGTACCTGGCGGCCTTCGCCATCGTCCTGGCCGTCGACGTCGCCGTGCCGCGTCTGGGATGGGCGCTGGTCGTCTCCCTCGCGGTGGCCCTGGGAGCGCTCTGGGAGAGCTCGTACTGGTTCGCCCTGCTCCTGCTGCTCCTGGCGGCCGTCGTCGGCGCGAGCGCCTTCGCCAGGGGCGGGCCGCCCGGCTACCGGCAGGTGGGCGCCCTGGTGGACGGCCTCTGCCTGGCCGTTGTCCCCGTCGCCGGGTACGGGATCCTGCAGAAGGCCTACCCGGCCGATTACGAGATAGATTCCATAGACCGCTACAGGGTGGACTCCACCCTGGGGTACCCGAACACCGCGGCCGTCGTCCTGGGCATGGGGGCACTGCTCGCGCTCTCCCGGATGACCTCGATGCGCAATCCCCTCTGGCGGGGGCTGTACTCCGTGCTCGTGCTCGGCTCCCTGGTCACGCTCTACCTCACGCTCTCCCGCGGCGGCATAGGTTCCTTCGGGATAGGCCTCATCGTCCTCTTCGCGCTAGGCAACAACCGCCTGCAGATGCTCGCCAACTTCCTGCTCGTCGGCCTCCCGGGCGCCTGGCTCTGGTGGCGGATGCAGGACCTCGGGGCGCTCCTGAGCGCCGATGTCCCCATGCGGGAGAAAATCTCTGACGGGACCGCCTTCAGGAACGACCTGATCGCGGCCCTCCTCGTCGCCTTCGTGCTGCAGGCGGCCTACGCCCTCTTCGTCTCCCGCTACGAGCTGACCTCTATCGCCAGGCGCTACGTCGGCCTCGCCGTCGGCGCCATCGGGGCCGTGGCGGCGGTCGTGGTCGCGGTGGTGGTCGTGACGGGGTTCGGCGGAATCGGCCAGACCGCGCGTGCCATCTTCAGCAACCCGGACCAGCAGGGAAGCGCGGCCGAGAGGCTGGTCTCCCTGGGCGTGGGCTTCAGGGCGGAGTACTGGAAGGTGGCCTGGGAGGCCTGGCTCGAACGCCCCTTCACCGGGACAGGGGCGGGCACCTTCCAGTACACGTGGCTGGAGAACAGAGATAGTATCCAGGGCGTAAAACAGGTCCACAACCTCTACCTGGAGCAGGGGACGGAGACCGGCCTCGTCGCCTTCCTCGCCCTTCTCGCCTTCGCTGCCCTCCTGCTCTTCTACGTCGGCAGGGCCGCCTGGCGGTACGGCCCCGACGGTGAGGGACGGCTCCTGCTCGCGGGCCTCCTGGCGGCCGTCACGGTCTACGGGGTCTCGTCCGTCTTCGAGTGGCACTGGTACCTGCCCGGCTCGACGCTCTTCTTCTTCGTGATCGCCGCCGCGGCTGTACGGCTCGCCCGTACGGAGGACCACCCGAAGGGCGCCGACGAGACCCCCCCCGGCTGA
- a CDS encoding LPXTG cell wall anchor domain-containing protein, with amino-acid sequence MKLRKVMLLAAMLAMVLAAAAPALAQDAVAVDEGTATGGDVQYVDCSQVQELTVNQGQYGDAVAAADDESAAVAGIAQELGITQQQVNACLGEVGAVAGGDINVDGSAAADEGSASAAADEGSASAAAEGSASAAAEGELPETGGASLLALGAGALLVAGGLLARRIVR; translated from the coding sequence ATGAAGTTGAGGAAGGTAATGCTTTTGGCGGCCATGCTCGCCATGGTGCTGGCGGCTGCGGCCCCGGCTCTCGCCCAGGACGCGGTTGCCGTCGACGAGGGCACCGCTACGGGCGGCGACGTCCAGTACGTGGACTGCTCGCAGGTTCAGGAGCTGACCGTTAACCAGGGTCAGTACGGCGACGCGGTTGCGGCTGCCGACGACGAGAGCGCCGCGGTTGCTGGCATCGCCCAGGAGCTCGGCATCACCCAGCAGCAGGTCAACGCGTGCCTCGGTGAGGTCGGCGCCGTTGCTGGTGGCGACATCAACGTTGACGGCTCCGCTGCCGCCGACGAGGGCTCGGCTTCCGCCGCTGCCGACGAGGGTTCGGCTTCCGCCGCTGCCGAGGGTTCCGCCTCCGCCGCCGCTGAGGGCGAGCTCCCCGAGACGGGTGGCGCTTCGCTGCTCGCGCTCGGTGCTGGCGCCCTTCTGGTCGCCGGTGGCCTTCTGGCCCGCAGGATCGTTCGGTAA
- a CDS encoding sulfotransferase encodes MYPPLVGDRLGRLLGGLHLDLARGDHRRTVFLAGTGRSGTTWLSGLVNHDRLYRNVFEPFHPGKVGALRGFRSKQYLRPDDRREEFLYPARRVLSGEVRSFWTDRGGALLARRRLVKDVRANLMLGWMADNFPGMPIVLLVRHPGAVVSSRLALEWRDNLDETMEQKELVEDHLLPMEAEILASTEPFERHLFLWCIDNYVPLKQFRPGGLHLCFYENLLLDPETELRRLFGFIGRDFDEGVLRRIGRPSPTSRRETRGDHDAEGWGRGTTGRQLERASEILGLFGLDRVYGEGATPDPSGARALMATGSA; translated from the coding sequence GTGTACCCCCCGCTGGTCGGCGACCGCCTCGGGAGGCTGCTTGGCGGCCTTCACCTAGACCTTGCCAGGGGGGACCATCGCAGAACGGTGTTCCTCGCCGGGACCGGGCGCAGCGGGACCACCTGGCTCTCCGGGCTCGTCAACCACGACCGGCTTTACCGCAACGTCTTCGAGCCGTTTCACCCCGGCAAGGTCGGGGCCCTTCGGGGTTTCCGGAGCAAGCAGTACCTCAGGCCCGATGATCGGCGCGAGGAGTTCCTGTACCCGGCGCGAAGGGTACTCTCCGGCGAGGTGAGGAGCTTCTGGACGGACCGGGGCGGCGCCTTGCTGGCCCGGCGGCGGCTCGTCAAGGACGTCAGGGCGAACCTGATGCTCGGCTGGATGGCGGACAACTTTCCCGGCATGCCCATAGTGCTGCTCGTGCGTCATCCCGGCGCGGTCGTCTCCTCCCGGCTCGCGCTCGAGTGGCGGGACAACCTCGACGAGACGATGGAGCAGAAGGAGTTGGTGGAGGATCACCTGCTCCCGATGGAGGCCGAGATCCTGGCCTCCACGGAGCCCTTCGAGCGGCACCTCTTCCTGTGGTGCATAGATAACTACGTCCCACTCAAACAGTTTCGACCAGGCGGCCTCCACCTGTGCTTCTACGAGAACCTGCTCCTCGACCCCGAGACCGAGCTCCGCCGCCTGTTCGGCTTTATAGGCCGGGACTTCGACGAAGGGGTTCTCCGTCGGATTGGACGTCCCTCTCCGACGAGCCGGCGGGAAACGCGCGGGGACCACGATGCCGAAGGGTGGGGGCGCGGGACGACGGGGCGCCAACTGGAGAGGGCTTCGGAGATACTCGGCCTCTTCGGCCTCGACCGCGTCTACGGCGAGGGGGCCACGCCCGATCCCTCAGGCGCCCGCGCCCTGATGGCCACGGGCAGTGCGTAA